A section of the Acidobacterium capsulatum ATCC 51196 genome encodes:
- a CDS encoding GumC family protein — protein sequence MAESIESMEESTNATHVTEKPQQEDEISLLDLLAALGRKKHIAIRTIAVMLVIGILLAFLLPKKFTAEVTLLPPQQQSSLSSMLSSQLGGLGAVASLAGGGLGLKNPNDRYIAMFKSQTVEDAMIRKYGLMAEYHAKLMSAARKAFEGHVKLDGTTKDGLIHISVTDRSPARAAELANGYVEQFRKLSEHLAISEASQRRLFYQQQMAEAKSNLTNAEEALVKTEEKSGMIQVGSQAEALIQSGAQLRAQIAAKEVEIQGLQAFAAPGNPNLLQAQQELAGLRAQLAKLAGSGGNTKDQLIVPQGKLPVAGLDYLRKYRDVTYYQTIFNVLAQQYELAKIDEAKEGALIQVVDPAIPPDHKSAPKRLLILAGCLFAGIFLGVMLALLAEGWDHLNQDPHGRQQIEAVRQAFRRRPAKP from the coding sequence ATGGCAGAATCGATCGAGAGTATGGAAGAGTCCACAAACGCCACACACGTTACGGAGAAGCCTCAGCAGGAAGACGAAATCTCTCTGCTGGATCTGCTCGCGGCGCTTGGACGCAAAAAGCATATTGCCATCCGCACCATCGCTGTAATGCTCGTCATCGGGATTCTTTTGGCGTTCCTGCTGCCAAAGAAATTTACCGCTGAAGTTACGCTGCTTCCCCCGCAGCAGCAGTCATCGCTCAGTTCCATGCTCTCTTCGCAACTCGGAGGTCTCGGAGCTGTAGCTTCTCTGGCTGGTGGCGGTCTCGGGCTCAAAAATCCGAATGACCGCTACATTGCGATGTTCAAGAGCCAGACGGTCGAAGACGCCATGATTCGCAAGTACGGGCTCATGGCCGAGTATCATGCCAAGCTCATGTCTGCCGCCCGCAAGGCATTTGAGGGTCACGTCAAGCTGGACGGTACCACCAAGGACGGCTTGATTCACATCTCGGTGACGGATCGCAGCCCGGCCCGCGCCGCGGAGCTGGCCAATGGATACGTGGAACAGTTCCGTAAGCTCTCGGAGCATCTGGCCATCTCTGAAGCCTCGCAGCGCCGTCTCTTCTACCAGCAGCAGATGGCAGAGGCGAAAAGCAATCTGACAAATGCTGAAGAGGCGTTGGTGAAGACCGAGGAAAAAAGCGGAATGATTCAGGTCGGCAGCCAGGCCGAAGCTCTGATTCAATCGGGCGCTCAGCTTCGCGCGCAGATTGCGGCGAAGGAGGTTGAGATCCAGGGGCTCCAAGCCTTTGCTGCTCCCGGCAATCCCAATCTCTTGCAGGCCCAGCAGGAATTGGCGGGGCTCAGGGCTCAATTGGCCAAGCTCGCGGGGAGTGGCGGAAACACTAAGGATCAGCTCATCGTTCCCCAGGGCAAGCTGCCCGTGGCGGGGCTGGACTATCTGCGCAAATATCGCGACGTTACTTACTATCAAACAATTTTCAATGTTCTGGCGCAGCAGTATGAATTAGCCAAGATCGACGAAGCAAAAGAAGGCGCTTTGATTCAGGTCGTCGATCCTGCCATTCCTCCCGACCACAAATCTGCTCCAAAGCGGCTGCTGATTTTAGCCGGATGCTTATTCGCGGGGATTTTCCTTGGTGTTATGCTGGCCTTACTCGCGGAGGGTTGGGACCACCTGAACCAGGATCCGCACGGCCGCCAGCAGATTGAGGCTGTACGGCAAGCCTTTCGACGCAGACCAGCTAAACCCTGA
- a CDS encoding deoxyribodipyrimidine photo-lyase translates to MSKIESDASTPEVPRALQQFSQDARVTVRRNGAPLPQGKCVVYWMQRAQRALDNPALDMAIRIGNELGLPVVAYFSAISNFPHANLRHYVFLNQGLADIEEDMAERNVTFIVRRPPGNSLEQLLEEVQAAMLIGDENPCREPERWRQVIAKRLNMPYWTIDADVVVPSNLFPKHQYMVHIFRKRFEPLLPQYLVPQPVIQAEKSWPHPKGFEAFDVRHDVTEGWSKFDRSVKPVDSFHGGTHEAQRLLKDFVTNKLANYPKERNHPELDGTSRLSPYLHFGHISPLTIALAVEDAHKNKHASREACDSYLNELIAWRDMAVNFVKFVPGYDSFEAAPEWAQKTLREHARDTRDPIYTLEELERAETCDELWNAAQRQMLHAGWMHNYMRMYWAKKILEWSPSPVQAWETCVYLNDRYFLDGRDPNGYAGIAWAIGGVHDRPWFERDIFGTIRYMSGNAAAKKFDATRYIRQMEELAESAQAE, encoded by the coding sequence ATGTCGAAGATCGAGAGTGACGCATCCACCCCGGAAGTGCCTCGGGCACTGCAGCAATTCAGCCAGGATGCGCGGGTGACAGTGCGCCGCAACGGCGCTCCGCTTCCTCAGGGCAAGTGCGTCGTCTACTGGATGCAGCGCGCGCAGCGGGCCCTCGACAATCCCGCGCTCGACATGGCCATTCGCATCGGCAACGAACTGGGCCTTCCCGTCGTGGCTTACTTTTCCGCAATCTCTAATTTCCCTCACGCGAATCTGCGTCATTACGTGTTTCTGAATCAGGGGCTGGCCGACATTGAAGAGGACATGGCCGAGCGCAACGTAACCTTCATCGTGCGCCGCCCTCCGGGCAATTCGTTGGAGCAGCTATTGGAAGAAGTGCAGGCCGCCATGCTCATCGGCGATGAAAACCCCTGCCGCGAACCAGAGCGCTGGCGTCAGGTGATCGCCAAACGCCTGAACATGCCTTACTGGACCATTGATGCCGATGTCGTCGTACCGTCGAATCTCTTTCCAAAGCACCAGTACATGGTGCATATCTTCCGCAAACGCTTTGAGCCTCTGCTGCCGCAGTATCTTGTTCCGCAGCCTGTCATCCAAGCCGAAAAATCCTGGCCGCATCCCAAAGGCTTCGAAGCCTTCGACGTCCGGCACGATGTCACTGAAGGCTGGAGCAAATTCGACCGCAGCGTGAAGCCGGTGGACTCCTTTCATGGAGGCACTCACGAAGCGCAGAGACTGCTCAAGGATTTCGTAACCAATAAATTGGCAAATTACCCCAAAGAGCGAAACCATCCCGAACTGGATGGCACCAGCCGCCTCTCGCCCTATCTGCATTTTGGCCACATCAGCCCGTTGACGATTGCCCTCGCCGTCGAGGATGCGCACAAGAACAAGCACGCATCGCGCGAGGCTTGCGACAGTTATCTCAATGAGCTGATTGCGTGGCGCGACATGGCGGTCAACTTCGTAAAGTTCGTGCCGGGTTACGATTCCTTTGAGGCCGCTCCCGAGTGGGCGCAAAAGACGCTGCGCGAGCACGCAAGAGATACCCGCGATCCCATTTATACGCTCGAAGAGCTGGAGCGCGCTGAAACATGCGACGAGCTGTGGAATGCCGCTCAGCGCCAGATGCTCCACGCCGGCTGGATGCACAACTACATGCGCATGTACTGGGCCAAGAAGATTCTTGAGTGGTCGCCTTCTCCGGTGCAGGCATGGGAAACCTGTGTCTATCTGAACGACCGCTACTTCCTTGATGGCCGCGATCCTAATGGATATGCGGGCATCGCCTGGGCCATCGGCGGCGTGCATGACCGCCCATGGTTTGAACGGGATATCTTCGGCACCATTCGCTATATGTCAGGCAATGCGGCGGCGAAGAAGTTTGACGCGACGCGCTATATCCGGCAGATGGAAGAGTTAGCCGAGTCCGCGCAGGCTGAGTAA
- a CDS encoding choice-of-anchor D domain-containing protein: MPLALLAVAHGQSSPVAAPQSFSAVMARQHAQQFLVRRGIDRAPRGTRAANYADALKQWALAQQQSAAGSGVWSALGPAQVSTFHQRYGLVTGRVTSVAVDPSDPSGNTVYVGTTGGGVWYSTNADSNQAASVTFTPLTDNIGDFAPPTPSSLSIGAVSVQPGGTGVVLAGTGDPNDASDSYFGVGLLRSTNQGQSWTLISAAQIGAGQSAVKFYGNAFAGFAWSTVNPELVVAAVTDAPLGQQQGIENANSANPMGIYYSTDAGATWTLATLADGATVFEGGSGSSTASGNAVTSIVWNPVRKMFYAAVRYHGYYQSSDGENWTRLTNQPGTSLNPDSQGNTLCPANINNPGSPACPIYRGTLAVQPLTGDIFAITVDQYGHDQGLWRDVCNQTSSNCANPVVQFSQQIADAPLEASDGSGIIPQAAYDLSLAAVPWEQDTILLVGTRDLYRCSLANGCAWRNTTNTDGCAAAQVAPSQHAIDATLGAQGLVYFGNDGGLWRTTDVVNQTQAVCGSDDATHFQNLNAGLGSLAEVSDFAVSPSSSTELLAALGELGTAGTATNSAVWPQVLDGEGDHVAIDPVSPQNWFATTGPGVAIDECTQGATCTPTDFQPAVGASQVGTGEAEASDPAAWMLDPSDSSQMLLGTCRVWRGSADGSGWSSGANSANLLSTMLDGDQQSYCNGNQWIRSLSATASGTGGAEQIYAGMTGTEYPGALAPGHIYTQTIPADSGGPVTWTDLTESPVTNQSGNIRFNPGGYDVSSLYADPHDATGQTIYATIEGFPGTLPGEDRVYQSTDGGLSWLNLTSNLPLVPANSILVDPNNPLIVYLATDAGVWYTPDVNECAIPGQNCWNAMGSGLPDAPVTKLAAYNFGSSSSLFAATYGRGIWQIPLLTSGTSTTAAEVTPSSLNFGNQQVETTSAPQTVTVKATGNQNLSVASVLTTGDFIVTTNACTASVAPQSYCTISVSFSPTATGSRTGTLSILANVPGGEYTVDLTGTGTTPAAVTLTPASLAFGDELIGQTAQAQNVVIANSGSVPASLTQIAVSGDFSIPASTNTCGTSIAADSSCTVGVTFSPAASGSRAGALTVTDSAGTQTAILSGTGQSPATDNLAPQSLSFLSPQPVGTRSLPQSVTLTNTGDTTLESIGVRVAGDFQFVNNCGASLSGHASCTIDVSFLPTQVGAESGQLTITDALKSQSVALTGTGQAGPGISLTPNPPPVFVGYVGGSATSPVQTMTLANNGGVPLSGIAVSVSSGFSVTANQCTGTLQVGSACTFGLTFTATAGGAVSGTLSVHIASSGQSYGIPLKGQQDDFTLAVVGSTTQTITSGATASYTFSATPASGTTGNVDFTCAGAPAGSTCTLNPTSATFNGQSPVSFTVTVATGLTSTSSIRLFHSGWGATFFCLIPLGGLGLWRSRRRFTRASRAHILLACLLGAGALAAGFGLIGCGVHASGGTTGSGSGSGSGGGGQITPSGTYPLTITASMPSASNPSLTKTQQVQLVVE; this comes from the coding sequence TTGCCCCTGGCTCTGCTGGCCGTCGCGCATGGGCAGAGTTCTCCGGTGGCAGCACCCCAAAGCTTCTCCGCCGTCATGGCCCGGCAGCATGCGCAGCAATTTCTTGTCCGGCGCGGCATTGACCGTGCTCCCCGCGGCACCCGCGCGGCAAATTACGCAGACGCATTGAAACAGTGGGCGCTGGCCCAACAGCAAAGCGCCGCTGGCAGCGGCGTCTGGAGCGCTCTCGGCCCCGCGCAGGTCAGCACCTTTCATCAGCGCTATGGGCTCGTCACCGGTCGCGTCACAAGCGTTGCCGTGGATCCGTCTGACCCCAGCGGAAATACCGTTTATGTCGGGACCACCGGCGGAGGCGTCTGGTACTCCACCAATGCAGATTCCAATCAGGCAGCCAGCGTTACATTTACACCTCTGACAGACAATATTGGGGATTTTGCTCCGCCTACCCCGAGTTCCTTGAGCATCGGCGCGGTCAGCGTGCAGCCCGGCGGCACCGGCGTGGTTCTGGCGGGTACGGGCGACCCCAATGACGCTTCAGACTCCTACTTTGGAGTAGGCCTCCTGCGTTCCACCAATCAAGGGCAGAGTTGGACTCTTATTTCTGCGGCCCAGATCGGAGCCGGACAATCTGCTGTCAAGTTTTACGGCAACGCTTTCGCGGGCTTTGCCTGGAGCACGGTTAACCCTGAGCTTGTGGTCGCCGCCGTAACCGACGCGCCTCTCGGTCAGCAGCAAGGGATAGAGAATGCAAACTCCGCCAATCCAATGGGCATTTACTATTCCACGGATGCGGGCGCTACCTGGACGCTGGCCACGCTCGCGGACGGCGCCACCGTCTTTGAAGGAGGCTCCGGTTCCAGCACCGCGTCCGGCAATGCGGTCACCAGCATCGTCTGGAACCCGGTGAGAAAGATGTTCTATGCCGCCGTGCGCTATCACGGCTACTACCAGTCGAGCGATGGTGAAAACTGGACGCGGCTCACCAACCAGCCGGGGACAAGTCTGAATCCGGATTCGCAGGGCAATACGCTCTGCCCAGCCAATATCAATAACCCTGGCTCCCCCGCCTGCCCTATTTACCGTGGCACGCTCGCCGTCCAGCCCTTGACCGGGGACATCTTTGCCATCACCGTCGATCAATATGGCCACGACCAGGGCTTATGGCGCGACGTGTGCAACCAGACGAGTTCCAACTGTGCCAATCCTGTGGTGCAATTCAGCCAGCAAATCGCGGACGCTCCTCTTGAGGCGAGCGATGGATCAGGCATCATTCCCCAGGCTGCGTATGATCTTTCCCTGGCCGCTGTCCCCTGGGAGCAGGACACCATTCTGTTGGTGGGCACGCGCGACCTCTACCGTTGTTCGCTGGCGAACGGATGCGCGTGGCGCAATACCACCAACACAGACGGATGTGCCGCCGCGCAGGTCGCTCCCTCGCAGCATGCCATCGACGCGACACTGGGGGCGCAGGGCCTCGTCTATTTCGGCAATGACGGCGGCCTCTGGCGCACCACTGACGTGGTCAATCAAACGCAGGCTGTGTGCGGCAGTGATGATGCCACCCACTTCCAGAATTTGAATGCTGGGCTTGGTTCTCTGGCCGAAGTCTCTGACTTTGCGGTCAGTCCATCCTCGTCCACCGAGTTGCTGGCAGCTCTGGGCGAACTGGGAACTGCGGGCACGGCAACCAACAGCGCGGTCTGGCCCCAGGTGCTGGATGGGGAGGGCGATCACGTCGCCATTGATCCCGTGTCGCCGCAGAACTGGTTTGCCACCACAGGTCCCGGCGTTGCCATTGATGAATGCACGCAGGGGGCAACCTGCACCCCGACCGATTTTCAGCCGGCCGTGGGAGCGTCGCAGGTGGGTACAGGAGAGGCTGAGGCATCAGATCCGGCCGCGTGGATGCTCGATCCTTCGGATTCGTCTCAAATGTTGCTTGGCACCTGCCGCGTCTGGCGTGGCTCGGCCGATGGCTCCGGGTGGAGTTCCGGCGCCAACTCCGCTAACCTGCTCAGCACCATGCTGGATGGAGATCAGCAAAGCTATTGCAACGGCAATCAATGGATACGCAGCTTGAGCGCAACCGCCAGCGGTACGGGCGGCGCGGAGCAGATTTACGCCGGCATGACCGGCACCGAATACCCGGGCGCACTTGCTCCCGGTCATATCTATACGCAAACCATCCCTGCCGATTCCGGGGGCCCGGTCACATGGACGGATCTCACGGAGAGCCCCGTGACCAACCAGAGCGGCAACATCCGCTTCAACCCGGGCGGCTATGACGTTTCCAGCCTCTACGCTGATCCTCATGATGCGACCGGCCAGACCATCTATGCCACCATCGAAGGATTTCCTGGGACTCTCCCCGGCGAAGATCGGGTCTATCAGTCCACCGATGGTGGTCTGAGCTGGCTCAACCTGACCTCAAATCTGCCGCTGGTACCGGCCAACAGCATCCTTGTTGACCCGAACAACCCGCTGATTGTCTACCTCGCCACCGATGCCGGAGTCTGGTACACGCCGGACGTGAATGAATGCGCTATCCCCGGGCAGAACTGCTGGAATGCCATGGGCTCCGGGCTGCCGGATGCCCCGGTGACGAAGCTGGCCGCCTATAACTTTGGCAGCAGTTCCTCTCTTTTTGCGGCCACTTACGGCCGGGGTATCTGGCAAATTCCGCTGCTCACCTCGGGAACGTCAACTACCGCCGCCGAGGTGACGCCCTCATCGCTGAACTTCGGTAATCAGCAAGTAGAAACGACAAGCGCTCCCCAGACCGTGACGGTCAAGGCGACCGGCAACCAGAATCTTAGTGTCGCCAGTGTTCTCACCACGGGCGATTTCATCGTGACGACCAACGCATGCACCGCCTCCGTTGCGCCGCAGTCCTATTGCACCATCAGCGTTTCTTTCTCCCCCACCGCGACCGGCTCCAGAACGGGTACATTGTCCATTCTTGCGAACGTGCCAGGCGGTGAATACACCGTGGATCTGACCGGTACTGGAACTACCCCGGCTGCGGTAACCCTGACGCCCGCTTCGCTCGCTTTTGGCGATGAACTCATCGGCCAGACGGCCCAGGCCCAGAACGTCGTCATCGCCAACAGCGGTTCGGTCCCCGCAAGCCTGACGCAGATCGCTGTTAGCGGAGACTTTTCCATCCCCGCCAGTACCAACACCTGCGGCACTTCCATCGCGGCGGATTCGAGCTGTACAGTTGGAGTCACCTTTTCTCCCGCCGCTTCAGGGAGCCGCGCCGGAGCGCTCACCGTCACCGATAGCGCAGGCACGCAAACCGCGATTCTTTCCGGAACAGGGCAGAGCCCCGCGACCGACAACCTCGCGCCTCAAAGCTTGTCCTTTCTGAGCCCGCAACCGGTGGGCACAAGATCTCTTCCGCAGTCGGTGACCCTCACCAATACCGGAGACACCACCCTGGAGAGCATTGGGGTGCGGGTGGCAGGCGACTTCCAATTCGTGAACAACTGCGGAGCGTCTCTCTCAGGGCATGCCTCCTGCACGATTGACGTGAGCTTTCTGCCCACCCAGGTCGGGGCAGAATCCGGCCAGTTGACCATCACCGATGCGCTCAAGTCCCAGTCCGTCGCTCTCACCGGCACAGGCCAGGCCGGTCCCGGCATCTCTTTGACCCCCAATCCGCCTCCGGTTTTTGTCGGGTACGTCGGCGGATCTGCCACAAGCCCGGTGCAAACCATGACTCTGGCCAACAACGGAGGAGTTCCGCTCTCCGGGATTGCCGTCAGCGTCAGTTCCGGGTTTTCTGTCACGGCGAATCAATGCACGGGGACGCTCCAGGTCGGCAGCGCCTGCACCTTTGGACTCACCTTCACCGCGACGGCAGGTGGAGCGGTGTCCGGCACGCTGAGCGTTCATATTGCCAGCAGCGGCCAGTCTTATGGCATTCCTCTGAAAGGACAGCAGGACGACTTCACGCTTGCTGTCGTGGGCTCAACCACCCAGACCATCACCAGCGGCGCGACCGCAAGCTACACCTTTTCCGCCACCCCAGCCAGCGGAACCACAGGAAATGTGGACTTCACGTGTGCGGGCGCGCCGGCCGGCTCCACCTGCACGCTCAATCCCACAAGCGCCACGTTCAATGGCCAGTCCCCGGTTAGTTTTACCGTTACTGTAGCGACAGGATTGACCTCCACCAGCTCGATTCGCCTTTTCCATTCCGGATGGGGGGCGACTTTTTTCTGCCTGATACCTCTGGGCGGGCTTGGCTTGTGGCGCTCCAGACGGCGGTTCACCCGCGCCTCCCGGGCCCACATATTGCTGGCCTGCCTCTTAGGGGCGGGCGCATTGGCTGCCGGCTTCGGCCTTATCGGCTGCGGTGTGCACGCCAGCGGAGGAACGACGGGCTCAGGTTCAGGCTCCGGCTCCGGCGGCGGAGGGCAAATCACCCCCTCCGGCACATACCCGTTGACCATCACGGCCTCGATGCCCTCTGCCTCAAATCCATCCCTGACCAAGACACAGCAGGTGCAGCTCGTCGTGGAATAG
- a CDS encoding SLBB domain-containing protein produces the protein MKSRFSLLSVVLIMTAAMAAAQMSQTSQMPDATSTGNNGCTAGMQADGLCSGQTQTLDQNLLAPSAGGQSSGQGQIPGYINPLSSPYGQSLSSQLQQNSAQQQLSSSSQNSNRSRYGNSQQLNMIPLPPEPLTDFQKFVASTTQQILPIYGASLFQSVPSTFAPLDQGPVPETYVLGPGDQIHVQVWGQVNFATTLPIDRTGGIYLPQVGEVHLAGVPAASLEAVLRQAVGHVFRNFQLTASVGQIRSIQVYVVGNARRPGVYTISSLSTLVDALFASGGPSPQGSMRRIEVRRNGKVISTFDLYDLLVHGDRSHDVPLLSGDVIFIPPVGPQAAILGSVNTPAIYEMRPGETIGQLIQDAGGTSAIAAHTSISVERIDDHQDRAAMSVNFNHAGLDTPVRDGDLVRVLPIVPLYKNTVTLRGNTANPGRFAWHPGMRLSDLIPDRESLITRNYWWRRAQLGIPTPDFEPLQNYPSLTQPNHPFDLQLEKQRQARLQQEYQQAQQGGGSSGYPSMSPSMQQEPYNSGSGSYLQTQQRLQQLNQNEEQTNNTASSVASQAEVRTENTMGATKPLKVALPAPDIDWSYAVIERLNPKTLKTTLIPFDLGKLVMDHDPSQNLALEPGDVVTIFSQGDIHVPQAQQTKFVRLEGEFVHAGVYSVKPDETLQELVRQAGGFTPDAYLYGSEFTRVSTRVLQQERINQYVQQLGLEIQRGTLAAASSAAAASGSLASTATAATQNEQNLIADLQKIKATGRIVLNLKPGSHGIDALPDIPLQDGDAFIVPSEPSTINVVGAVYDQNSFLYARGRRAGDYLHLAGGESRDADRRHVFIIRADGSVVSRQMTSGIFGNDFMSLPMHAGDTIVVPEKTFKPSALEGLLQYTQLFSNLALGAASLNVIR, from the coding sequence ATGAAAAGCCGTTTTTCTCTCCTCTCTGTTGTTCTGATCATGACTGCCGCCATGGCCGCGGCGCAGATGTCGCAGACCTCGCAGATGCCCGATGCTACCTCCACGGGAAACAATGGCTGCACCGCGGGCATGCAGGCCGATGGCCTGTGCTCTGGTCAGACGCAGACTCTTGATCAGAATCTTCTGGCCCCTTCTGCCGGCGGGCAGTCAAGCGGGCAAGGGCAGATCCCCGGCTACATCAATCCGCTCAGCAGCCCCTATGGGCAGAGCCTCTCCAGCCAGCTCCAGCAGAACAGTGCACAGCAGCAGCTTTCAAGCAGTTCGCAAAATAGCAACCGCTCCCGCTATGGCAACTCGCAGCAGCTCAACATGATTCCGTTGCCGCCCGAGCCGCTGACTGACTTTCAGAAGTTCGTCGCCTCTACCACGCAACAGATACTTCCTATCTACGGAGCATCGCTCTTTCAAAGCGTTCCCTCGACCTTTGCTCCGCTCGATCAGGGGCCGGTTCCGGAGACTTACGTGCTCGGGCCCGGCGATCAAATCCACGTGCAGGTCTGGGGGCAGGTCAATTTTGCGACCACCCTTCCCATCGACCGCACGGGAGGCATCTATCTTCCCCAGGTCGGAGAAGTTCATCTCGCTGGAGTTCCGGCAGCATCGCTTGAGGCTGTCCTTCGTCAGGCTGTCGGCCACGTCTTTCGCAATTTTCAGTTGACGGCGAGTGTAGGCCAGATCCGCTCCATCCAGGTTTACGTGGTCGGCAATGCGCGCCGTCCGGGCGTTTACACCATCAGTTCGCTCAGCACGCTGGTGGATGCCCTTTTTGCCAGCGGCGGGCCGTCCCCGCAGGGCTCCATGCGCCGCATTGAGGTACGCCGCAATGGCAAGGTGATCTCCACCTTCGATCTTTATGATCTGCTCGTGCATGGCGATCGCTCTCATGATGTTCCGCTGCTCTCGGGCGACGTCATCTTCATCCCTCCCGTGGGACCTCAGGCGGCCATTCTGGGCAGCGTGAATACGCCGGCTATCTATGAAATGCGTCCCGGCGAAACCATCGGCCAGCTTATTCAGGATGCCGGGGGCACCTCGGCCATTGCGGCACACACGAGCATCTCTGTAGAGCGCATCGATGATCATCAGGACCGCGCCGCCATGAGCGTGAACTTCAATCACGCTGGTCTTGATACTCCGGTGCGCGATGGAGATCTGGTCCGCGTTCTTCCCATCGTTCCGCTTTACAAGAACACGGTCACGCTGCGCGGCAACACGGCCAATCCGGGGCGCTTCGCATGGCATCCGGGCATGCGGCTCTCTGACCTGATTCCAGACCGCGAATCGCTCATCACCCGTAATTACTGGTGGCGTCGCGCTCAGCTCGGCATTCCCACGCCTGACTTCGAGCCGTTGCAGAATTATCCGTCTCTCACCCAGCCTAACCATCCCTTTGATCTTCAGTTGGAGAAGCAGCGGCAGGCACGATTGCAGCAGGAATATCAGCAGGCCCAGCAAGGGGGCGGCTCATCCGGGTACCCTTCCATGTCTCCTTCGATGCAGCAGGAGCCGTACAACTCCGGCAGCGGCTCCTACCTGCAGACCCAGCAGCGGCTGCAGCAACTGAATCAAAACGAAGAGCAGACCAACAATACCGCCTCCAGCGTGGCATCTCAGGCTGAGGTTCGCACAGAAAATACCATGGGGGCCACGAAGCCTCTCAAGGTAGCTCTGCCTGCGCCGGACATCGACTGGTCTTACGCGGTCATCGAGCGGCTGAATCCAAAAACGCTCAAGACGACCTTGATTCCGTTTGATCTCGGAAAGCTGGTGATGGATCACGATCCCAGTCAGAATCTCGCGCTTGAGCCGGGGGACGTAGTCACGATCTTCTCTCAAGGTGACATTCACGTCCCTCAAGCCCAGCAAACCAAGTTCGTGCGACTGGAAGGCGAGTTTGTCCACGCGGGTGTTTACAGCGTCAAGCCGGACGAAACCTTGCAGGAGTTGGTGCGCCAGGCCGGGGGCTTTACGCCCGATGCTTATCTGTATGGATCGGAATTCACCCGGGTTTCCACCCGCGTGCTGCAACAGGAGCGCATCAATCAATATGTGCAGCAGTTAGGGCTGGAGATTCAGCGCGGCACATTGGCGGCGGCCAGCAGCGCCGCGGCCGCCAGTGGAAGCCTCGCGTCAACCGCCACTGCCGCGACGCAGAATGAGCAGAACCTGATCGCAGATCTGCAGAAGATCAAGGCCACCGGGCGCATTGTGCTCAATCTGAAGCCGGGCAGTCACGGTATTGATGCTTTGCCCGATATTCCCCTTCAGGATGGGGACGCCTTCATCGTTCCGTCGGAGCCCTCGACTATCAATGTGGTGGGTGCGGTCTACGACCAGAATTCATTCCTCTATGCTCGGGGACGCAGGGCAGGCGATTATCTCCATTTGGCAGGCGGGGAAAGCCGGGATGCGGATCGCAGGCACGTCTTCATCATTCGTGCGGATGGTTCCGTTGTCAGCCGCCAGATGACCTCGGGAATATTCGGGAACGATTTCATGTCCTTGCCCATGCATGCGGGAGATACGATTGTGGTTCCTGAAAAGACCTTCAAACCTTCAGCTTTAGAGGGCCTGCTTCAGTACACGCAGTTGTTCTCTAATCTGGCGCTGGGTGCGGCGTCCCTCAACGTGATCCGGTAG